A genomic window from Winogradskyella sp. J14-2 includes:
- the tsaB gene encoding tRNA (adenosine(37)-N6)-threonylcarbamoyltransferase complex dimerization subunit type 1 TsaB, giving the protein MATILNIETATTNCSVSLSKGGETLVLKEDNSPGYSHAETLHVFIKNVFEEAKIKPSDIDAVAVSKGPGSYTGLRIGVSTAKGLCYALNKPLISISTLESLAHQVIIVDGLILPMLDARRMEVYSAIYNNNHQLIREIKAEVLMENSYIDLLEKSKVYFVGNGVIKTQQLIHHPNAFFIKDKLPSANEMGFLSYHKYKKSDIEDVAYFEPYYLKDFVAIKKKI; this is encoded by the coding sequence TTGGCGACTATTCTAAATATAGAAACGGCAACAACTAATTGTTCAGTCTCTCTATCTAAAGGTGGAGAGACTTTAGTTTTAAAGGAAGACAATAGTCCTGGTTACTCTCATGCAGAAACCTTGCATGTGTTTATAAAAAACGTCTTTGAAGAAGCAAAAATTAAACCATCGGATATCGATGCAGTAGCTGTTAGTAAAGGTCCTGGCTCTTATACTGGTTTGCGTATTGGAGTATCTACTGCTAAAGGACTTTGTTATGCTTTAAATAAACCGTTAATTTCAATTTCTACTTTAGAGAGTTTGGCCCATCAGGTTATAATTGTAGACGGACTTATTTTACCTATGTTAGATGCACGTCGTATGGAAGTGTATTCGGCTATTTATAACAATAATCACCAATTGATAAGAGAGATTAAAGCCGAGGTTTTAATGGAAAACAGTTATATAGATTTGTTAGAGAAAAGTAAAGTCTATTTTGTTGGGAATGGTGTAATAAAAACGCAACAGCTCATTCACCATCCTAACGCTTTTTTCATAAAGGATAAGTTGCCGTCGGCCAACGAAATGGGATTTTTGTCATACCACAAGTATAAAAAAAGCGACATCGAAGATGTCGCTTATTTTGAGCCTTATTACTTAAAGGACTTTGTTGCGATTAAAAAGAAAATTTAA
- a CDS encoding mechanosensitive ion channel family protein produces METQKWIDKGYDLIVDFAPKILAAILIWIIGSWIIKMVMKGIKKGMTKANYDDSLKKFLLNLINWIFKIVLILVVLGTVGVETTSFAAVLAAAGLAVGMALQGSLGNFAGGVLIMIFKPFKIGDLIEAQGEIGVVKEIEIFTTKLTGLSNKEIIIPNGALSNGNIVNYTTEGTRRVDLVFGVGYDADIKKTKEVLMNVLNSHPSVLSDPEPTVTVLELADSSVNFAVRPWCKTEHYWDVYFDVTENAKEALDAAGIEIPYPHTVEIQKKG; encoded by the coding sequence ATGGAAACACAAAAATGGATAGATAAAGGTTACGACTTAATTGTTGATTTTGCACCAAAAATTTTAGCTGCAATTCTGATATGGATTATTGGTAGTTGGATAATTAAAATGGTTATGAAAGGCATTAAAAAAGGCATGACCAAAGCAAACTATGATGATAGCTTGAAAAAGTTTTTGCTCAACCTCATTAACTGGATTTTTAAGATTGTATTAATCCTTGTAGTATTAGGAACTGTAGGTGTAGAAACCACGTCATTTGCAGCAGTGCTGGCAGCTGCTGGTTTAGCTGTTGGCATGGCCTTACAAGGATCTCTTGGTAATTTTGCCGGTGGTGTTTTAATCATGATTTTTAAACCATTTAAAATTGGTGATCTTATTGAAGCGCAGGGTGAAATTGGTGTTGTAAAAGAAATAGAAATCTTTACGACCAAGCTTACTGGTCTTTCTAATAAAGAAATTATTATTCCTAATGGAGCACTTTCTAACGGTAATATCGTTAATTACACTACAGAAGGCACTAGACGTGTTGATTTAGTTTTTGGAGTTGGCTATGATGCCGACATAAAAAAAACTAAAGAAGTTTTAATGAATGTATTAAATTCTCATCCTTCTGTATTAAGCGACCCTGAGCCTACTGTTACAGTTTTAGAACTCGCTGACAGTTCAGTTAATTTTGCGGTAAGACCATGGTGTAAAACAGAACACTATTGGGATGTGTATTTTGACGTTACTGAAAATGCTAAAGAAGCCTTAGATGCAGCTGGTATAGAAATACCATATCCACATACTGTAGAAATACAAAAGAAAGGTTAA
- a CDS encoding dodecin family protein → MAVLKVIEVLSNSDKSWEDATRKAVKEASKTVKNIRSVYVQDQSAIVKGDDVTEFRVNLKLTFEVK, encoded by the coding sequence ATGGCAGTATTAAAAGTAATTGAAGTATTATCTAATTCAGATAAAAGTTGGGAAGATGCCACGAGAAAAGCTGTGAAAGAAGCATCTAAAACTGTTAAGAACATTCGTTCGGTATATGTACAAGATCAAAGTGCCATCGTAAAAGGTGATGATGTTACCGAATTTAGAGTTAACTTAAAGTTGACATTCGAAGTTAAATAA
- a CDS encoding NifU family protein: protein MPNTKITIVPTSNEAIIKFEADRFLTNHNSFEFNNIDDAKDSPLAQQLFYLPFVKKVYIASNFIAIERFNIVEWSDVQEEVAKQIEDYLSNDGTIVTENAIKPKAAVTVYAESTPNPSVLKFVCNKVLVPNIYEFTSIEDAKPSPLATALFQFPFVKNVFMEKNFISITKFDIIEWEEITLQLREFIKSYVEEGKTILNDDAPKQLNKTEAAIEQKFEALDDTSKNIVNILEEYVKPAVASDGGNIEFRSYNEQTKKVEVLLQGACSGCPSSTFTLKNGIENMLREMLNDTSITVNAVNG from the coding sequence ATGCCAAACACAAAAATCACCATAGTTCCAACTTCTAATGAGGCGATAATAAAATTTGAAGCTGATAGATTTTTAACAAATCATAATAGCTTTGAATTTAACAATATAGACGACGCCAAAGACTCTCCTTTAGCGCAGCAGTTGTTTTACTTACCATTTGTTAAGAAGGTATATATAGCTTCAAACTTTATCGCTATTGAACGTTTTAATATTGTAGAATGGAGCGATGTTCAAGAAGAAGTTGCTAAACAAATCGAAGACTATCTCTCTAACGATGGCACCATTGTTACAGAAAATGCCATAAAACCAAAAGCAGCAGTTACTGTTTATGCAGAGAGCACTCCCAACCCAAGTGTTTTAAAGTTTGTTTGCAACAAAGTATTAGTTCCTAATATTTATGAGTTTACATCTATAGAAGACGCTAAACCATCTCCATTGGCAACAGCATTGTTTCAATTTCCTTTTGTGAAGAATGTTTTTATGGAAAAAAACTTTATTTCCATTACAAAGTTTGATATTATAGAATGGGAGGAAATCACACTACAGCTTAGAGAATTTATTAAATCATATGTAGAAGAAGGTAAGACTATTCTTAATGATGATGCACCTAAACAACTTAATAAAACAGAAGCGGCAATAGAACAGAAATTTGAGGCGCTTGATGATACTTCTAAAAACATAGTAAATATACTGGAGGAATATGTAAAACCTGCAGTTGCAAGTGATGGTGGAAATATCGAATTTAGGTCTTACAACGAACAAACAAAAAAAGTTGAAGTATTATTACAAGGCGCTTGTAGCGGTTGTCCGTCATCAACTTTTACGTTAAAAAACGGCATTGAGAATATGCTAAGAGAAATGTTAAACGACACTTCTATTACAGTAAATGCTGTAAATGGCTAG